Proteins encoded together in one Cicer arietinum cultivar CDC Frontier isolate Library 1 chromosome 4, Cicar.CDCFrontier_v2.0, whole genome shotgun sequence window:
- the LOC101505114 gene encoding uncharacterized protein, translated as MEGITGLTHLLVTMFLAGIGGVIVIPAITDVTMAALCPGQDECSLAIYLTGFQHAMIGVGSVVTTPLIGNLSDRYGRKALITLPLTVSLIPQAILAYSRATKFFYAYYVVKTLAAIAGEGSFHCLALAYVADKVPVGKRASAFGILAGVGSASFVGGTLAARFLSPALTFQVASVFSMIALVYMRIFLKESLPMRQPLLKEVEEPCIQQCEDDMPQRTTGTFKKLPSMGDVICLLKCSPTFSQAGIVLLFNSLADGGLMAVLLYYLKARFQYNKNQFADLMMISGIGATLTQLFLMPILVPAVGEEKLLTTGLFVSCINIFMYSISWSAWVPYALAGFSVLGVLVRPTITSIASKQVGPNEQGMVQGCLSGITSVANIISPLIFSPLTALFLSEDAPFNFPGFSLMCLGLILMTAFFLSLMIRAPPPIVDDKVSSNRNRCTDTLV; from the exons ATGGAGGGCATAACAGGCCTTACTCACTTATTAGTCACAATGTTTCTGGCAGGCATTGGCGGAGTAATAGTCATTCCGGCTATCACCGACGTCACCATGGCCGCACTTTGCCCCGGTCAAGATGAATGTTCTCTTGCCATTTACCTCACTGGTTTCCAGCATGCT ATGATTGGAGTGGGATCAGTGGTGACCACACCTTTAATTGGAAATTTGTCTGATCGGTACGGCAGGAAAGCGTTGATCACACTTCCTCTCACAGTGTCTCTCATTCCTCAAG CCATATTAGCATATAGCAGAGCTACCAAATTCTTCTATGCATACTATGTGGTGAAAACTCTTGCTGCCATTGCAGGCGAAGGAAGCTTCCATTGCCTAGCTCTTGCATATGTG GCAGACAAGGTTCCAGTTGGGAAACGAGCGTCGGCATTCGGAATACTTGCTGGTGTTGGATCAGCATCATTTGTTGGTGGAACTTTGGCTGCTAGATTCCTATCTCCAGCTTTGACATTTCag GTTGCTTCAGTCTTCTCAATGATAGCATTGGTGTACATGAGAATTTTCCTTAAGGAAAGTTTACCTATGAGGCAGCCATTATTGAAAGAGGTAGAGGAACCATGCATTCAACAATGTGAGGATGATATGCCACAAAGGACAACAGGAACATTTAAGAAACTGCCTTCAATGGGAGATGTAATTTGTTTGCTCAAGTGTAG CCCTACATTCTCACAAGCCGGAATTGTTTTACTTTTCAATAGTCTTGCAGATGGTGGCTTGATGGCTGTATTGCTG TATTATTTGAAGGCGCGTTTTCAATACAACAAGAACCAGTTTGCCGATTTAATGATGATTAGCGGGATTGGAGCTACTTTGACACAA CTATTTCTCATGCCCATATTAGTGCCTGCTGTAGGAGAGGAGAAGTTGCTCACAACAGGGCTCTTTGTTTCCTGCATAAAT ATCTTTATGTACAGTATATCTTGGTCAGCATGG GTACCATATGCTCTAGCAGGTTTCTCCGTTTTAGGTGTTCTTGTGCGCCCAACA ATAACCAGCATTGCATCCAAACAAGTCGGACCTAATGAACAG GGAATGGTTCAAGGATGTCTCTCAGGAATCACTTCGGTCGCCAACATCATTTCTCCATTAATTTTCAGTCCACTGACAG CCTTATTCCTGTCAGAAGATGCACCGTTCAATTTTCCTGGATTCAGCTTAATGTGCCTTGGGCTAATCCTG ATGACAGCATTTTTCCTTAGTCTAATGATCCGTGCTCCTCCTCCTATTGTGGATGATAAAGTTAGTAGTAACCGTAACCGCTGCACAGACACCTTGGTCTGA